The window CCCGATTTAAGCTTGCTTTTATCAGCCTTGCTCTTATGGCATTTGTAGCGTGTGATTCAACTTCTATCAAAGAAACAACCTACTCAGATGGAGCCTTAAAAACACAAACTCCTTACAATGACGAAGGACGCATTCACGGCGAACGCAAAGAATACAACAGGGACGGACAGCTTATCCAAACAGAAACATTTAACAATGGTAAAAAAGAAGGACTTTCAAGAGTGTATTATTCAAATGGGCAAATCAAAGAAGAAGTTATGTTTAAAAATGGAAAAGAAAATGGTGCGTATAAAACATACAACGACAGAGGGGATTTGATTTTACAGATGAATTATAAAGACGGAAAGAAATTTGGACCATTTAAACAATACAACGCAGAAACTCTACAACTTATCGAAGAAGGTTCTTTTGGCGAGAAAGAACAACTTGATGGAATTTACAAACAATACAACAAAGAAGGGCTTCCTTTAAGCGAGCAGTCTTACAAAGATGGTAAGAAGGATGGCAAATTTGTGTATTATAAAGGTGCTGGCGAGATAGACAGA is drawn from Campylobacter sp. MIT 12-8780 and contains these coding sequences:
- a CDS encoding toxin-antitoxin system YwqK family antitoxin, which encodes MKTRFKLAFISLALMAFVACDSTSIKETTYSDGALKTQTPYNDEGRIHGERKEYNRDGQLIQTETFNNGKKEGLSRVYYSNGQIKEEVMFKNGKENGAYKTYNDRGDLILQMNYKDGKKFGPFKQYNAETLQLIEEGSFGEKEQLDGIYKQYNKEGLPLSEQSYKDGKKDGKFVYYKGAGEIDREEMWSNGIKQKD